A single genomic interval of Brevibacillus brevis harbors:
- the crcB gene encoding fluoride efflux transporter CrcB, producing MAWIAVAVGGAVGSLLRYLLSLLANQPGWPWGTWIANVCGSLIIGILFVLGKERGILSPTLYLLFATGVMGGFTTFSSFSLEVVSFWGEGHLLRGTLYALLSLGVGLLSCAVGIWLAKQWS from the coding sequence ATGGCCTGGATAGCTGTGGCGGTTGGAGGAGCAGTTGGCTCTCTTTTGCGCTACCTATTGTCTTTACTCGCAAACCAACCGGGATGGCCGTGGGGAACCTGGATCGCCAATGTTTGTGGATCTTTGATCATCGGCATCTTGTTCGTGCTAGGGAAAGAACGTGGCATTTTATCTCCGACACTCTATCTTTTATTTGCAACGGGGGTCATGGGAGGATTTACGACGTTCTCTAGCTTCTCCTTGGAAGTGGTCTCTTTTTGGGGAGAAGGCCACTTGTTGCGTGGCACTTTGTACGCTCTTCTCAGTTTGGGAGTCGGACTACTTTCTTGTGCGGTTGGAATATGGTTGGCTAAGCAATGGTCCTAA
- a CDS encoding DUF896 domain-containing protein, translating to MVSDAEIKRINELVKKSREEGLTEEEKLEQKALRQKYIDAVKLSLRANLDSIRYVEDLEENKPKQ from the coding sequence GTGGTATCTGACGCAGAAATTAAACGCATTAACGAATTGGTCAAAAAATCTCGCGAAGAAGGTTTGACCGAAGAGGAAAAGCTCGAACAAAAAGCATTGCGCCAAAAGTACATTGACGCCGTTAAGCTTTCATTGAGAGCAAATTTGGATTCCATCCGTTATGTGGAAGACCTTGAAGAAAATAAGCCAAAACAGTAA
- the yneA gene encoding cell division suppressor protein YneA translates to MNSSTVRNRFEKKEERRVRFGITRGQALLFLITFTLFFYLLTELVFASSPIEEPQGIEVTVQSGDSLWSLAVQYNPDPHMDVRDYIIEIKDANGLESNRIYPGQTLILPETP, encoded by the coding sequence ATGAATTCATCGACTGTTCGTAATCGTTTCGAGAAAAAAGAAGAACGCCGTGTTCGTTTTGGTATCACGAGAGGACAAGCTCTCTTGTTTCTTATTACATTTACTCTCTTTTTTTATTTGTTGACCGAACTAGTGTTTGCTTCTTCGCCAATAGAGGAGCCACAAGGTATAGAAGTAACCGTACAATCTGGAGATAGCCTATGGTCATTAGCTGTTCAATACAATCCAGATCCGCATATGGATGTTCGCGACTATATAATAGAGATTAAAGATGCGAACGGTTTAGAGAGCAACAGGATTTATCCAGGTCAGACTCTCATCCTTCCTGAAACTCCGTAA
- the lexA gene encoding transcriptional repressor LexA, with product MSKLSSRQQAIIEFIRKEVRDKGYPPSVREIGEAVGLASSSTVHGHLARLEKKGLIRRDPTKPRAIELLSDEDRFQDNFEDSVVRVPVIGKVTAGQPITAIEDVEEYFPLPDNIVTSDKVYMLRVSGNSMIDAGILDGDYVIVRQQHVANNGDIVVAMTEEDEATVKRFFKEKNHFRLQPENATMEPIILEHVTILGKVIGVYRLIH from the coding sequence ATGTCAAAATTATCGAGTAGACAACAAGCCATCATCGAGTTCATACGAAAGGAAGTTCGTGATAAAGGATATCCGCCATCTGTACGTGAAATCGGAGAGGCTGTTGGACTAGCTTCCAGCTCAACGGTACATGGGCATTTGGCACGCTTAGAGAAAAAAGGCCTCATTCGTCGAGATCCTACCAAACCTCGCGCCATCGAATTGCTATCCGATGAAGATCGTTTTCAAGACAATTTCGAAGACTCTGTCGTCCGTGTGCCAGTAATCGGAAAAGTAACCGCTGGACAACCGATTACTGCCATTGAGGATGTGGAAGAATACTTCCCTCTTCCAGACAATATCGTGACTTCTGACAAGGTTTATATGCTGCGCGTCTCCGGGAACAGTATGATTGATGCCGGAATTCTCGACGGAGATTACGTAATCGTTCGCCAACAGCACGTAGCAAACAATGGTGACATTGTCGTAGCGATGACAGAAGAAGACGAAGCGACCGTCAAAAGATTTTTCAAAGAGAAGAACCACTTCCGTCTCCAACCTGAAAATGCCACGATGGAACCGATCATTCTGGAGCATGTCACCATTCTCGGTAAAGTCATCGGTGTTTATCGACTCATTCACTAG
- a CDS encoding DUF456 domain-containing protein — protein MEIFLWVVVVLLFLLSIAGIFLPVLPDTILLWAGFLLYHFFIADPGAGLPASFWWGMVVLSILLYGADLLTNMYFVKRYGGSKWSSIAAAVGIILGIFVFPPFGMLILPFVFVVLVELMVQKQSMERAVKAGVGSLIGFLGSAVVKVILQVTMIIWFFVAR, from the coding sequence ATGGAAATATTTTTGTGGGTAGTGGTTGTGTTATTGTTCTTGCTAAGCATCGCAGGAATTTTTTTACCCGTTTTACCTGATACGATATTACTGTGGGCGGGCTTCTTGCTCTATCACTTTTTCATTGCAGATCCGGGAGCGGGATTGCCGGCCTCCTTTTGGTGGGGAATGGTCGTTCTAAGTATTCTGCTTTACGGTGCTGACTTACTGACGAACATGTACTTCGTGAAAAGGTACGGAGGGTCCAAATGGTCGTCCATTGCTGCGGCGGTCGGAATTATTCTTGGGATTTTCGTTTTCCCACCGTTTGGTATGCTGATTTTGCCGTTCGTATTCGTCGTTCTTGTAGAGTTAATGGTGCAGAAGCAATCGATGGAGCGAGCAGTGAAAGCGGGCGTAGGTTCATTGATCGGATTTTTGGGCAGTGCAGTCGTAAAAGTCATCTTGCAAGTTACGATGATCATCTGGTTTTTTGTCGCCAGATAA
- a CDS encoding DUF4269 domain-containing protein — protein sequence MRNWHDLSYLGRGTMRQKAAWDAIQQTHIMEVLSEFRPVLAGTIPLDIDVVQSDLDIICESHDLEQFEQAVRTAFGCFPGFEVTHLDVKTTPTCVISFFTADFWFELFAQPVAVEKQNAYRHMDIEARLLDIGGVHAYQHIRALKQNGIKTEPAFARYFHIPGDDPYEALLQLESLTEQELRQRVQVLRKDSSSNNESISTS from the coding sequence ATGAGAAATTGGCATGATCTTTCTTACTTGGGTAGAGGGACGATGCGCCAAAAAGCGGCGTGGGACGCGATACAACAGACCCACATCATGGAGGTACTATCCGAATTCCGTCCTGTGCTTGCCGGAACCATCCCATTAGATATTGACGTTGTGCAAAGCGATTTGGATATTATTTGCGAGAGTCACGATCTGGAACAGTTTGAGCAAGCTGTTCGTACAGCGTTTGGATGCTTTCCCGGATTTGAAGTGACACACCTAGATGTAAAAACTACTCCTACGTGCGTAATCTCGTTTTTCACAGCTGACTTTTGGTTTGAATTGTTTGCTCAACCGGTAGCTGTCGAAAAGCAAAATGCCTATCGTCATATGGACATCGAAGCACGATTGCTAGACATAGGAGGCGTGCATGCGTACCAACATATCAGAGCTCTGAAGCAAAACGGCATCAAAACAGAGCCTGCATTTGCTCGATACTTTCATATTCCGGGTGATGATCCATACGAGGCTTTGTTGCAATTAGAGTCGTTAACCGAACAGGAATTACGACAAAGAGTTCAGGTCCTACGAAAGGATTCATCTTCAAACAATGAGTCGATCTCTACTTCTTGA
- a CDS encoding SOS response-associated peptidase has product MCGRFTLVTNLEKWKERFQIEVIPFDAKPRYNIAPGQFIPAIIADRGERRMGQLRWGLVPSWAADEKSSYKMINARCETLNEKPAFKQLFARKRCILPADSFYEWMNAITGKQPMRIMMKTGEPFAFAGLYDTWMNQEGEKVHTCTIVTTKANELIENIHERMPVILKKEDEDLWLDREKYDRLQLQSLFTPYDSSEMMVYPVSTKVGSPKNDDPSCIQEVEIDSLFEDESFRRT; this is encoded by the coding sequence ATGTGCGGCCGTTTTACTCTCGTAACGAACTTGGAGAAATGGAAGGAACGATTCCAAATCGAAGTCATTCCATTTGATGCAAAGCCACGGTACAATATTGCACCAGGTCAGTTCATTCCAGCGATTATTGCTGATCGTGGCGAACGACGTATGGGTCAGTTGAGATGGGGGTTAGTGCCGTCCTGGGCTGCCGATGAGAAGAGCAGCTACAAAATGATCAATGCGCGTTGCGAGACATTAAATGAAAAGCCCGCATTCAAACAGCTTTTTGCCCGAAAACGATGCATCCTTCCTGCTGACAGCTTTTATGAGTGGATGAACGCCATCACAGGGAAGCAACCGATGCGGATCATGATGAAAACCGGGGAACCATTTGCTTTTGCTGGCCTGTATGATACGTGGATGAATCAAGAGGGAGAAAAAGTACATACCTGCACGATCGTTACAACAAAGGCAAATGAGCTCATCGAGAATATACATGAGCGGATGCCTGTCATCTTAAAAAAAGAGGACGAGGACTTATGGCTTGATCGAGAGAAGTATGATCGGTTGCAGCTCCAGTCGCTGTTTACCCCCTATGATTCCAGCGAGATGATGGTGTATCCGGTATCCACCAAAGTGGGCAGCCCGAAAAATGATGATCCTTCCTGCATTCAAGAAGTAGAGATCGACTCATTGTTTGAAGATGAATCCTTTCGTAGGACCTGA
- a CDS encoding GNAT family N-acetyltransferase has product MSEYRLISDYKHIKTYKESFHDLAKQIFQLDFREWDNKGFWNDSYVCYSYLDGDQVIANASASKMIVTSNGKDYQALQIGTVMTHPAYRNQGLAAKLMNHILETCEQEYDFIYLYANDTVLDFYPKFGFERVQESSFRLMASDLKEKVGQKSVLRKLDVDNEADFIVMKEFAAKRIPVSSRLAVKDSEHLLMFYFLLVFRDAIYYVEEEDVIVLLERKDDQLHVFDLVSKKPVDLEAVISHLVTAETTIIHFHFMPDSENEKIQSALMTTTDDVLFVRPSLKMETEHFRFPLTSHA; this is encoded by the coding sequence ATGAGTGAATATCGATTGATTAGCGACTACAAGCATATCAAAACATATAAGGAAAGCTTTCATGACCTCGCCAAACAGATCTTTCAGCTCGATTTTAGAGAATGGGATAACAAGGGCTTCTGGAATGACAGCTATGTCTGCTATTCCTATTTGGATGGGGATCAGGTTATTGCTAACGCTTCTGCCAGTAAGATGATCGTGACATCCAATGGGAAGGACTATCAGGCACTTCAGATCGGAACGGTCATGACGCATCCAGCTTACCGCAACCAAGGGTTGGCAGCGAAATTGATGAACCATATTCTTGAAACATGTGAGCAGGAATACGATTTTATTTATTTGTATGCCAATGATACCGTACTCGATTTTTATCCGAAGTTCGGATTTGAGAGAGTACAGGAAAGTAGTTTTCGCTTAATGGCATCTGATTTAAAAGAGAAAGTAGGACAAAAATCAGTCTTGCGCAAGCTAGATGTTGATAACGAGGCTGATTTTATCGTCATGAAGGAGTTTGCTGCTAAACGTATCCCCGTTTCATCGAGACTGGCCGTCAAGGATAGCGAGCATCTGTTGATGTTTTACTTTCTTCTTGTTTTTCGGGATGCGATCTATTACGTCGAGGAGGAGGATGTGATTGTCTTATTGGAACGAAAAGACGACCAACTGCATGTATTTGATCTTGTAAGTAAAAAGCCAGTTGATTTAGAAGCGGTCATTTCCCATTTGGTAACGGCTGAGACAACGATCATTCATTTTCACTTTATGCCGGATAGTGAGAATGAGAAAATCCAATCTGCTTTAATGACAACGACGGATGATGTCTTATTTGTTCGTCCCTCGTTAAAAATGGAGACAGAACATTTTCGTTTTCCACTTACTTCACACGCATAA
- a CDS encoding CD3324 family protein, with product MKCVKANLILPESLLAEIQKYVQGETIYIPKTKVTHQKWGTRTGGRKLLDERNTAIKSSFRAGTAISQLAEEYFLSTETIKKIVYTK from the coding sequence ATGAAATGTGTGAAAGCAAATTTAATCCTTCCTGAATCGTTACTTGCAGAAATTCAAAAGTACGTGCAAGGAGAAACCATTTATATTCCAAAGACAAAAGTAACCCATCAAAAATGGGGGACGCGCACAGGCGGGAGAAAACTCCTGGATGAGCGGAATACGGCTATTAAAAGCAGTTTTCGGGCTGGGACGGCTATTTCTCAGTTAGCGGAGGAATACTTTTTGTCTACAGAGACGATTAAAAAAATCGTGTATACCAAATAG